The Sesamum indicum cultivar Zhongzhi No. 13 linkage group LG1, S_indicum_v1.0, whole genome shotgun sequence genome includes a window with the following:
- the LOC105159839 gene encoding mediator of RNA polymerase II transcription subunit 23 isoform X2 — MMQRVPTPSPGLPTQSISEMEQVQQQQRPSSSSSSRAHHFYPARPAVVDLFNLYLGRSARQKSDESVREPPNKTQKRVTAINRELPPPNEQFIFDFEQIQSQFPDQEQLRAVTESVLISLVIQCCDHAPRAEFLLFALRSLSNIGYINWDAFLPSLLSSVSSAESPVGQGSQTVAALASATSSQSGVLPPSNAVPNSTNFQSSNPASPLPSIHGIGSPAQSAAEPSSCATLSPMKSNDVICTGQQSARVNVSVRENAISSLRRLSCKIILIGLDSNLKPVTCADIFNHMLNWLVNWDQKQQGLDEFDSAKFWKPDKALIEWLHNCLDVIWLLVEDNKCRVPFYELIRSGLQFIENIPDDEALFTLILEIHRRRDMMATHMQMLDQHLHCPTFGTPRLLPQATTNISGETVTNMRYSPITYPSVLGEPLHGEELASSIQRGSLDWERALRCLRHAFRNTPSPDWWRRVLLLAPCHRLHAQGPTPGAVFTSEMISEAAIDRIVELLKLTNSETNCWQEWLIFSDVFFFLMKHGCIDFVDFVDKLVSRLQDGDQHILRTNHVTWLLAQIIRVELVMNALNTDSRKVETTRKILSFHKEDRSSDPNNPQSILLDFISSCQNLRIWSLNTSTREYLNNEQLQKGKQIDEWWRQVSKGERIMDYMNMDERSIGMFWVVSYTMAQPACETVMNWLTSAGVTEILPGPNLQPNERLMVMQEVSPLPISLLSGFSINLCLKLANQMEESMFSGQVVPSIAMVETYVRVLLIAPHALFRSLMALLTQRNQNALSKPAASILVFEILNYRLLSLYRYQGKNKGLIHDVTKMLATLKGKRGDHRAFRLAENLCMNLILSMREFFYVKRDGKGPTDFTETLNRITVTTLAIIIKTRGVAEVEHLLYLQTMLEQILATSQHAWSEKTLRYFPSILRDALAGRMDKRGLAIQAWQQAETTVLNQCKQLLATSADPTYVMTYINHSFPQHRQYLCAGAWILMYGHPESINSLHLGRVLREFSPEEVTANIYTMVDVLLHHFNLELQRGRSLQDLMIKACANLAFFIWTHELLPLDILLLALIDRDDDPHALRIVINILDSKELQQRVKLYLMNRGPPEHWLFSGTFKRAELQKALGNHLSWKDRYPTFFDDIAARLLPVIPLIIYRLIENDAIDAADRVLQVYSTFLHYYPLNFTFVRDILAYFYGHLPGKLILRILNVLDVKKIPISESFPQHINSSSASICPPLDYFATLLLGLVNHVIPPLNNSSKNGQVGETSNSSVRAPHNKAQVTSQASAIAPEGQKPFYQIQDPGTYTQLILETAVIEILSLPVSASQIVSSLVQIVVHIQPTLVQSSTGLNPTGVGQSSVLPTSPSGGSTESLGATRTSSVSGLSNSNFVWRSGYTCQQLSCLLIQACGLLLAQLPQEFHIQLYMEAARVIKESWWLTDGKRSVGELESAVCYALLDPTWAAQDNTSTAIGNVVALLHAFFSNLPLEWLEGTHLIIKHLKPVTSIAGLRIAFRIMGPLLPRLANAHTLFSKILSVLLNVMADVFGRNSQPSAPIEASEIADIIDFLHHIVHYEGQGGPVQASSKPRAEVLALIGRAAESLRPDVQHLLTHLKADVNCSIYAATHPKFVQNTN, encoded by the exons ATGATGCAGCGGGTTCCAACCCCGAGTCCGGGCTTACCCACCCAGTCAATCTCGGAGATGGAGCAGGTGCAGCAGCAACAGAGaccttcctcctcctcctcttctcgTGCTCACCATTTCTATCCGGCCCGGCCCGCTGTAGTCGACCTCTTCAATCTCTACCTAGGC AGGAGTGCGCGGCAGAAATCAGATGAATCAGTCAGAGAACCCCC GAATAAGACACAGAAGCGGGTTACTGCTATTAACAGAGAGCTTCCTCCCCCTAATGAACAGTTTATCTTTGACTTTGAGCAGATACAGAGCCAATTTCCT GACCAGGAGCAACTACGTGCTGTAACAGAATCTGTCCTGATATCTCTGGTTATCCAATGCTGTGATCATGCTCCCAGGGCAGAGTTCTTGCTCTTTGCATTACGTAGCTTGTCAAATATAGGGTACATAAACTGGGATGCTTTCTTGccatctcttctttcttctgtCTCTTCTGCAGAGAGCCCTGTTGGTCAGGGGAGTCAAACAGTGGCTGCCCTTGCTTCTGCCACCTCATCACAATCGGGAGTCTTGCCGCCTTCAAATGCAGTTCCTAATTCCACTAATTTTCAGTCGTCAAATCCTGCTTCACCTTTGCCGTCGATTCATGGTATTGGATCCCCTGCACAATCAGCAGCCGAGCCATCATCTTGTGCCACATTGTCTCCAATGAAGTCAAATGATGTCATCTGCACTGGTCAACAGTCAGCGAGGGTCAATGTATCTGTTAGGGAAAATGCTATAAGCAGTTTACGCCGACTATCgtgcaaaataattttgataggCCTTGACTCTAATCTAAAGCCAGTTACATGTGCAGATATCTTTAACCACATGTTGAATTGGCTTGTTAATTGGGATCAGAAACAGCAAGGGCTTGATGAGTTTGATAGTGCAAAATTCTGGAAGCCTGACAAGGCCTTAATTGAATGGCTACACAATTGTTTAGATGTGATTTGGCTGTTGGTTGAGGATAACAAATGCCGTGTGCccttttatgaactaatacgCAGTGGTTTGCAGTTTATTGAGAACATACCAGATGATGAGGCGCTGTTTACCCTTATTCTGGAAATTCACAGGAGGAGAGATATGATGGCAACACACATGCAAATGTTAGACCAACATCTTCACTGCCCTACATTTGGAACTCCTCGACTTTTACCTCAGGCCACTACCAACATATCTGGGGAAACAGTGACTAACATGAGATACTCACCTATCACATATCCAAGTGTGCTTGGCGAACCTTTGCATGGAGAG GAGCTTGCATCATCCATTCAGAGAGGAAGTCTTGACTGGGAGAGAGCTCTGCGATGTTTGAGGCATGCTTTCCGTAACACTCCATCTCCTGACTGGTGGAGACGTGTTTTGCTTTTGGCACCCTGCCATAGGCTTCATGCACAAGGACCTACACCAGGTGCTGTTTTTACGTCTGAGATGATTAGCGAGGCAGCAATAGATAGGATTGTGGAATTACTGAAGTTGACAAACTCAG AAACAAATTGCTGGCAGGAATGGCTTATATTTTCAGACgtcttctttttcctcatgAAACATGGATGCattgattttgttgattttgttgaCAAGCTAGTTTCTCGACTTCAAGATGGCGATCAACACATTCTCAGGACAAATCATGTTACATGGTTGCTTGCACAAATTATCCGTGTTGAGCTTGTAATGAATGCTCTAAATACAGACTCAAGAAAG GTGGAGACCACCAGAAAGATTCTTTCATTCCATAAAGAAGACAGAAGCTCTGATCCTAATAACCCTCAAAGTATCTTGTTGGACTTCATTAGCAGCTGTCAGAATCTGCGTATTTGGTCATTAAATACATCAACCAgagaatatttgaataatgagCAGCTTCAAAAGGGAAAGCAAATAGATGAATGGTGGAGGCAAGTTAGCAAAG GTGAACGTATTATGGACTATATGAATATGGATGAAAGGTCAATTGGGATGTTTTGGGTTGTGTCGTACACCATGGCACAGCCTGCTTGTGAAACAGTCATGAACTGGTTAACCTCTGCTGGAGTAACAGAGATATTACCAGGACCAAATCTACAGCCAAATGAGAGATTGATGGTGATGCAGGAAGTTAGCCCGTTGCCAATATCATTATTGTCTGGgttttctataaatttatgcTTGAAACTGGCGAATCAGATGGAAGAGTCGATGTTTTCTGGACAG GTTGTACCTAGCATTGCGATGGTTGAAACATATGTCCGAGTGCTACTCATTGCCCCTCATGCATTATTCCGTTCACTTATGGCg CTACTGACCCAGAGGAACCAAAATGCATTGAGCAAACCTGCTGCTTCTATCTTGGTCTTTGAAATTCTCAACTATCGTTTGCTTTCACTTTACAG GTACCAAGGAAAGAACAAAGGCTTAATTCATGATGTCACGAAAATGCTTGCTACACTGAAGGGGAAACGTGGAGATCATCGCGCTTTTAGGCTGGCTGAAAATTTATGCATGAATCTTATATTATCCATGAGGGAATTCTTTTATGTGAAGAGGGACGGAAAG GGTCCAACTGACTTTACAGAAACTTTAAATCGGATAACAGTAACTACACTTGCGATCATTATAAAAACTCGTGGTGTTGCAGAGGTCGAACACCTGTTGTACCTCCAAACAATGTTGGAACAGATACTCGCCACCAGTCAACATGCATGGTCAGAGAAGACCCTTCGCTATTTCCCTTCCATATTACGTGATGCCTTGGCTGGTCGAATGGATAAGAGGGGCTTGGCCATTCAAGCATGGCAGCAG GCAGAAACAACTGTGCTTAATCAGTGCAAGCAGCTTCTTGCGACATCCGCTGATCCGACATATGTCATGACCTACATTAATCACAGTTTTCCTCAACATCGCCAGTATCTTTGTGCTGGTGCATGGATACTGATGTACGGCCATCCTGAGAGCATTAACAGTTTGCATCTT GGTCGCGTCCTGAGAGAATTTTCCCCTGAAGAAGTTACTGCCAATATTTATACAATGGTGGATGTCCTATTGCATCACTTTAACTTAGAGCTGCAGCGTGGACGTTCCTTGCAG GATCTTATGATAAAAGCATGTGCGAACCTTGCCTTCTTCATTTGGACCCATGAGCTACTGCCTCTAGATATTTTACTATTAGCACTTATCGACCGTGATGATGATCCCCATGCTTTGCGAATTGTG ATAAATATACTCGACAGCAAAGAGCTTCAACAAAGAGTGAAACTGTATCTTATGAATCGTGGCCCACCTGAACATTGGCTTTTCTCTGGAACTTTCAAGCGTGCTGAATTGCAAAAAGCCCTTGGAAATCATCTATCGTGGAAAGATAG GTACCCAACATTTTTTGATGATATTGCTGCGAGATTGCTCCCAGTGATCCCTCTAATCATCTATAGACTCATCGAGAATGATGCAATTGATGCTGCTGACAGAGTTCTACAAGTTTACTCGACATTCCTTCATTATTATCCATTGAATTTTACATTTGTGCGTGATATCCTTGCCTATTTCTATGGTCATCTGCCAGGGAAACTTATTCTTCGGATATTGAATGTATTAGATGTTAAAAAG ATTCCAATTTCTGAGTCTTTCCCTCAGCATATCAACTCATCTAGTGCTTCCATTTGTCCCCCGCTCGACTACTTTGCAACTCTTTTGTTGGGTCTGGTTAATCATGTGATTCCTCCTCTGAACAACTCTTCTAAAAATGGACAAGTGGGAGAAACCTCAAACAGTTCTGTGCGAGCGCCCCATAACAAGGCTCAAGTAACATCACAGGCAAGTGCGATAGCTCCTGAAGGTCAGAAACCATTCTACCAAATCCAGGATCCTGGCACATATACCCAGCTGATCCTTGAAACAGCTGTGATagaaattctctctcttccaGTGTCTGCATCTCAAATTGTATCGTCACTTGTTCAAATTGTTGTTCACATACAACCAACTCTGGTTCAATCTAGCACCGGTTTAAATCCCACAGGTGTTGGCCAAAGTTCTGTGTTGCCAACTTCTCCATCTGGGGGAAGCACTGAATCCTTGGGTGCAACTAGAACTAGTTCAGTGTCAGGATTAAGTAATTCGAACTTTGTTTGGCGAAGTGGTTATACATGTCAGCAGTTATCCTGCTTGTTGATCCAAGCTTGTGGTCTTCTTTTAGCTCAGCTTCCTCAAGAGTTTCATATTCAACTCTACATGGAGGCAGCACGTGTAATAAAAGAGAGTTGGTGGCTTACTGATGGGAAAAGGTCAGTTGGTGAACTAGAATCCGCTGTTTGCTATGCTTTGTTAGATCCAACATGGGCTGCCCAGGACAATACCTCTACAGCTATTG GTAATGTGGTGGCGTTGCTACATGCTTTCTTCAGTAACCTTCCACTAGAGTGGCTTGAGGGAACACATCTCATTATTAAGCATCTTAAGCCTGTGACATCAATAGCTGGACTGAGAATAGCTTTCCGTATTATGGGTCCTTTGCTTCCTCGATTGGCGAACGCTCACACCCTCTTCAGTAAG ATACTATCAGTGCTATTAAACGTGATGGCTGATGTGTTTGGGAGGAATTCGCAGCCATCAGCTCCTATTGAAGCGTCCGAGATAGCTGACATTATTGATTTCCT GCATCACATTGTCCATTATGAAGGGCAAGGAGGACCAGTGCAAGCAAGCAGCAAACCAAGAGCAGAAGTCCTGGCTCTTATTGGAAGAGCAGCTGAAAGTTTGCGTCCGGATGTACAGCATCTTCTGACTCACTTGAAAGCTGATGTGAACTGTTCAATATATGCGGCGACTCATCCAAAGTTTGTCCAGAACACCAATTAG